One Salarias fasciatus chromosome 9, fSalaFa1.1, whole genome shotgun sequence DNA segment encodes these proteins:
- the phldb2b gene encoding pleckstrin homology-like domain family B member 2 isoform X6 yields the protein MKSMLPQKSPVSALAYNTDYLKFSSDYSHAVVGGTSSARGMRSASELRDLMDTLQRKKIALENSLRANGNANPSYFSVTQSPPTTPVSSLSTSSSSYQEQARRLYSSDRSASLKSPPPHSPGRRSDPSSSTATRAPGGHGSGVGDSRRLHNPTSSPLLSMWNGGGSSTSVPGNDSFLLSLPPPSSSSSRAPSTGGAVSMPSSPRLGRRSYGNQEPLPSSRTRKYSAGSLTGMLGGGHSLSMPRLCPSPSPRDNSNGVLTLSTLPPRRSDTAGYKLSKDHHSSSQKASSDFNFNTFSNQGQNITNGEGVVSISLSAPKISSIAPHSVSSTSAPPDVTIPSRAGGSSSPRVAKKLSLTSTSSLGSVSSTSPGSSETERLSSQAVSPGSESSLGERDRRGVGLELTPGIGLGERRPSFGKAGLEPGMGLGERMQSFGKAGINPPGGFRERRGSISSLSGKEELTDYHQRQKEERLREQEVERLERQRLETILSLCTELGRSERDGDGTAANPTSAVADLQKINQELEKLQLNDEDDDLPSVFSDSLSLNGNGHFTSPGSENGYYEGDLQARRRCNSTQRDNRAESPAVSLRSFAPSPSPRAQIRNEALDEAARRRGNNLAPSEEEVRRVEEERIQVLNNLEELEQKIKELDNQMEESAREVEVERALVEAEQESEVAALQQEKDALEALHNKMAELETKSQQEKEKACELLQAEKGRVERLAQIVCEQRSQLDSCPEATKEPLQEQLARDCEVLEAETKRFEDLEFQQLEKESRQDEEKETHTQQLLRDIADYQRSSVTRKERLLTLKKQVAQISQQAQREKESFLKERSNLESMLQREKENLASLERKYAELTGGRSFSLREGYVTVSEINELYSQLGHNPKPAPPLTVAKASPESEGNLSLHDDTKPTEDEHFRLMEERRRSEKEGGSHLSDTLPRKKTTPIMNPQFTCATLGRSFPTKSHQPLVQSTSCGSILPRILSLSSKESESRRLHKGPSSSRAASQTNVYLDAFGYRDNQAFDTMSVDSSDSIETSISACSPDNVSSASTSNVAKLEEMERLLREAQAEKSRLLEHKEREMEMRKQALDDERRRREDLEKRLQEETSRRQKLIDREVKLREKQRAQSRPLTRYLPVRKDDFDLRAHIESAGHSADTCFHLSISEKTCRGYLVKMGGKIKTWKKRWFVFDRNRRTLSYYADKHEAKLKGVIYFQAIEEVYYDHLKNAHKSPNPSLTFSVKTHDRVYYMVAPSPEAMRIWMDVIVTGAEGYTQFMV from the exons tcaccccccaccacacctgtctcGAGCCTTTCCACATCGTCCTCATCCTATCAGGAGCAAGCCAGACGTTTGTATTCCTCAGATCGTTCCGCTTCTTTAAAATCACCCCCTCCTCATTCCCCTGGACGGCGATCTGACCCTTCTTCTTCTACGGCGACGCGCGCTCCGGGCGGCCACGGCTCAGGCGTTGGTGATAGTCGGCGGCTGCATAACCCGACTTCCTCTCCTTTGCTGAGCATGTGGAATGGCGGAGGCTCCTCCACTTCTGTTCCTGGTAATGAtagcttcctcctctctctccctcctccatcgtcctcctcATCACGCGCTCCATCAACAGGAGGGGCGGTGAGCATGCCCTCAAGCCCCCGTCTGGGCCGACGGAGCTATGGAAATCAAGAGCCATTGCCCAGCAGTCGCACCAGGAAATACTCCGCTGGCTCCCTGACCGGGATGCTGGGTGGAGGCCACAGCCTGTCAATGCCACGCCTCTGCCCCTCCCCGTCTCCCCGGGACAACAGCAACGGTGTGCTGACCTTGTCGACCCTGCCACCGCGCCGCTCTGATACAGCAGGATACAAATTAAGCAAAGACCATCATAGTAGCAGCCAGAAAGCCAGCTCTGACTTCAATTTCAATACCTTCAGCAATCAAGGACAAAACATAACTAATGGTGAAGGTGTCGTGTCTATCTCCCTCTCCGCCCCTAAGATCTCGTCAATTGCTCCTCACTCTGTGTCTTCAACAAGTGCCCCACCAGATGTGACCATCCCTTCCAGGGCAGGGggttcctcctctcctcgtgTCGCCAAAAAACTCAGCCTTACCTCCACTAgttctctgggttctgtcagCTCCACAAGTCCCGGTTCCTCAGAAACGGAAAGGCTGTCGAGCCAGGCAGTCTCTCCAGGCAGCGAGAGCTCTCTGGGGGAGAGGGACAGACGAGGAGTCGGCCTTGAACTGACTCCTGGGATTGGACTCGGGGAGAGAAGGCCCTCTTTTGGGAAGGCAGGACTGGAACCTGGGATGGGTCTCGGGGAGAGGATGCAGTCATTTGGAAAGGCGGGAATTAACCCTCCTGGAGGTTTTAGGGAACGGCGGGGCAGTATCAGCTCACTGAGCGGGAAGGAAGAACTGACAGACTACCACCAGCGCCAAAAAGAGGAGCGACTCCgagagcaggaggtggagagacTG GAGCGACAGCGACTGGAGACCATCCTGTCCCTGTGCACGGAGCTGGGCAGGTCCGAAAGAGATGGAGATGGCACCGCTGCGAATCCCACCTCAGCTGTTGCAGACCTGCAGAAGATCAACCAGGAACTCGAGAAGCTTCAGCTGAATGACGAAGACGACGACTTGCCTTCTGTGTTTTCGGACTCTTTATCCTTGAACGGGAACGGGCACTTCACTTCCCCCGGCTCGGAGAACGGTTACTATGAAGGCGATCTGCAAGCGCGACGGCGGTGCAACAGCACTCAGAGAGACAACCGGGCAGAGTCGCCTGCTGTCAGCCTGAGAAGCTttgctccttctccttctccacgAGCTCAGATCAGGAATGAG GCTTTGGATGAAGCCGCTCGCCGCCGTGGAAACAATCTGGCGCcttcagaggaggaagtgaggcgggtggaggaggagaggatccAAGTGCTGAACAACTTGGAGGAGCTGGAACAAAAGATCAAAGAGCTGGATAACCAAATGGAGGAATCCGCCCGAGAG GTGGAGGTTGAGCGAGCTCTGGTCGAGGCTGAACAAGAGTCAGAGGTCGCTGCGCTCCAACAAGAGAAAGATGCTTTGGAAGCACTTCACAACAAGATGGCCGAGCTGGAGACCAAGTCCcagcaagaaaaagaaaag GCGTGTGAGTTGCTGCAGGCAGAGAAAGGCAGAGTAGAGAGGTTGGCTCAAATTGTGTGTGAGCAGCGCTCCCAGCTGGACAGCTGCCCTGAAGCCACCAAGGAGCCCCTGCAGGAGCAGCTAGCCAGG GACTGTGAGGTGCTCGAGGCTGAGACGAAGCGTTTCGAGGACCTGGAGTTtcagcagctggagaaagagAGCAGGCAGGATGAGGAGAAGGAGACTCACACCCAGCAGCTTCTCCGCGATATCGCAGACTACCAGCGCAGCTCTGTCACTCGCAAG GAGCGACTCCTAACTCTGAAGAAGCAGGTGGCACAGATTTCCCAACAAGCTCAGCGAGAAAAGGAAAGCTTCCTGAAAGAAAGGAGCAACCTGGAATCAATGCTGCAAAGA gaaaaagaaaaccttgcTTCCCTGGAACGAAAATACGCCGAACTCACCGGTGGCCGGAGTTTCAGTCTCAGGGAG GGCTATGTCACAGTCAGTGAAATCAATGAGCTTTACTCACAGCTTGGGCACAACCCTAAACCCGCTCCCCCCCTCACTGTGGCCAAGGCCTCCCCTGAGTCCGAGGGAAACCTTTCCCTTCATGACGACACCAAACCGACGGAGGATGAG CATTTCCGtttgatggaggagaggaggcggtCGGAGAAAGAAGGGGGGTCTCATCTCAGTGACACTTTACCCCGAAAGAAAACCACTCCCATCATGAACCCCCAGTTCACGTGTGCAACGCTTGGACGCAGCTTCCCTACCAAG tCCCATCAGCCTCTGGTGCAGAGCACCAGCTGTGGCAGTATTCTTCCAAGAATCCTCTCCTTATCCAGCAAGGAATCTGAATCTCGGCGTCTTCATAAAG GTCCTTCCAGCTCCCGGGCAGCCTCACAGACCAACGTCTACCTCGATGCCTTCGGCTACCGCGATAACCAGGCCTTCGACACAATGAGCGTGGACAGCAGCGACTCCATTGAAACCAGCATCTCTGCCTGCTCGCCAGACAATGTCTCCAG TGCCAGTACGTCAAATGTGGCAAAGCTGGAGGAGATGGAACGTCTGTTAAGGGAGGCGCAGGCTGAGAAAAGCCGCCTCCTCGAACACAAG gaACGGGAAATGGAAATGCGAAAGCAGGCCCTGGACGacgaaagaagaagaagggaggaCCTGGAGAAAAGGTTGCAGGAGGAAACAAGTAGACGGCAGAAACTTATCGACCGGGAGGTGAAGCTGCGGGAAAAACAGCGTGCACAG TCCCGGCCGCTGACGCGCTACCTGCCGGTGAGAAAAGACGACTTCGACCTGCGGGCTCACATTGAGTCCGCCGGCCACAGCGCGGACACCTGCTTCCACCTGTCCATCTCAGAGAAGACCTGCCGGGGTTACCTGGTCAAGATGGGAGGAAAGATCAAGACCTGGAAGAAACGCTGGTTCGTTTTCGACCGCAACCGACGCACACTCTCCTACTATGCAG aCAAACATGAAGCTAAGCTGAAAGGAGTCATTTACTTCCAAGCTATTGAAGAAGTGTATTATGACCACTTGAAGAATGCGCATAAG AGCCCGAACCCTTCCCTGACCTTCAGCGTGAAGACTCACGATCGGGTCTACTACATGGTCGCTCCCTCTCCCGAAGCCATGCGGATCTGGATGGACGTGATCGTCACAGGTGCTGAAGGATACACACAGTTCATGGTGTAG